One part of the Pseudomonadota bacterium genome encodes these proteins:
- a CDS encoding peroxidase: AEVLRALDALQIASKGVATPADWTLGQDVIVPPAVSDEDAKAKFGEIDAVLPYLRKVKAPV, translated from the coding sequence TGCCGAGGTGCTGCGTGCGCTCGACGCGCTGCAGATCGCGTCCAAGGGCGTGGCGACACCCGCCGACTGGACGCTCGGACAGGACGTCATCGTGCCCCCGGCAGTGAGCGACGAAGACGCGAAAGCGAAGTTCGGTGAGATTGACGCCGTGCTGCCGTACTTGCGCAAGGTCAAAGCCCCTGTGTAG